In one window of Rhodanobacter sp. FDAARGOS 1247 DNA:
- a CDS encoding response regulator — protein MSSPDPSAPCILLVEDETFLRELVMENLQDAGYGVVEASDGSSGVEALKSDQRIDVLLSDIKLPDIDGCTVARIGKTLRPELKVILMTGYAPSPLPPALQALVYRVLQKPFSLNTLPETVAAALEA, from the coding sequence ATGTCTTCCCCCGATCCCTCCGCACCATGCATCCTGCTTGTCGAAGACGAGACCTTCCTGCGCGAACTGGTCATGGAAAACCTGCAGGACGCAGGTTACGGCGTCGTCGAAGCCAGCGATGGCAGCAGCGGGGTCGAGGCCCTGAAATCCGACCAGCGCATCGACGTGCTGCTGAGCGACATCAAGCTGCCCGACATCGACGGCTGTACGGTCGCCCGGATCGGCAAGACGCTGCGTCCGGAACTGAAGGTGATCCTGATGACCGGTTACGCGCCATCGCCGCTGCCGCCAGCGCTGCAGGCGCTGGTCTATCGCGTGCTGCAGAAGCCGTTCTCACTGAACACCTTGCCTGAGACGGTGGCTGCCGCGCTGGAGGCGTGA
- a CDS encoding sensor histidine kinase, whose amino-acid sequence MKARADRRPYTFRPVMLLVAAGMLLIAGALAAAYQYHSARVERRHQLITQANILAASVTAAIAFDDRAAAQEYVNALMLDPRLDAAAVYNEAHRQVAGFQRAGSEPIADSLAADDRAPQQRQLVEVPARQGATTVGRVYLRAADTPLMVQLTRYSGVALLTIMAVLMLAVLAVAQGVLTRANDALHRRATELADANERLNIEMAQRARTEEALRQSQKMEAIGQLSGGIAHDFNNLLMIIKSSLTLLQQKLLQGDPSANGTPASPPRERESHDGHEAREQRIRHYLDVAQDGIGRAASLTQRLLSFARQQPLSPRSLRLDVLVRDIHPLLEHSVGSGVEIDYRLDSRRPVLCDANQMENTILNLVVNARDAMPDGGRIVIGVDDLHIDADHPMQGLPDGDYVHLRVIDNGIGMSEEVRRKAFEPFFTTKPVGKGTGLGLSTIFGFIVQSRGLASIDSEPGRGTTIHIVLPHVAGEATFEVA is encoded by the coding sequence ATGAAGGCACGCGCGGACCGCCGGCCCTACACGTTCCGGCCCGTGATGCTGCTGGTCGCGGCCGGCATGCTGCTGATCGCCGGCGCGCTTGCCGCTGCCTACCAATACCATTCGGCGCGGGTCGAGCGGCGACACCAGCTGATCACCCAGGCCAACATCCTGGCCGCCAGCGTGACCGCGGCGATCGCGTTCGATGACCGCGCGGCCGCACAGGAATACGTGAACGCCCTGATGCTCGACCCCCGGCTGGATGCGGCGGCGGTGTACAACGAGGCGCACCGCCAGGTGGCCGGCTTCCAGCGGGCGGGCAGCGAGCCGATCGCGGACAGCCTGGCCGCCGACGACCGCGCGCCGCAGCAGCGGCAACTGGTGGAAGTGCCGGCGCGCCAGGGTGCCACCACGGTCGGCCGGGTATATCTGCGCGCCGCAGACACGCCGCTGATGGTGCAACTGACTCGCTACAGCGGCGTGGCGCTCTTGACCATCATGGCGGTGCTGATGCTTGCCGTGCTGGCGGTGGCGCAGGGCGTGCTGACCCGCGCCAACGATGCGCTGCATCGGCGCGCCACCGAACTGGCCGACGCCAACGAGCGACTCAACATCGAGATGGCGCAGCGGGCACGGACCGAGGAGGCGCTGCGGCAGAGCCAGAAGATGGAAGCCATCGGCCAGCTTTCCGGCGGCATCGCGCACGACTTCAACAATCTGCTGATGATCATCAAGAGCAGTCTCACCCTGCTGCAACAGAAGCTGCTGCAGGGTGACCCGTCGGCGAATGGCACGCCCGCCTCGCCGCCGCGCGAGCGCGAGTCACACGATGGCCACGAAGCGCGGGAACAGCGGATCAGGCACTACCTCGACGTGGCGCAGGACGGCATCGGTCGGGCCGCCAGCCTGACCCAGCGCCTGCTCAGCTTCGCGCGGCAACAGCCGCTGTCGCCCCGGTCGCTCCGGCTGGATGTGCTGGTTCGCGACATCCACCCGCTGCTGGAGCATTCGGTGGGCAGCGGCGTGGAAATCGATTACCGGCTCGACTCGCGTCGGCCCGTGCTGTGCGACGCGAACCAGATGGAAAACACGATATTGAACCTGGTCGTCAACGCGCGCGATGCGATGCCTGACGGTGGGCGCATCGTCATCGGCGTGGACGACCTGCACATCGATGCCGATCACCCCATGCAAGGCCTGCCGGACGGCGACTACGTGCATCTGCGAGTGATCGACAACGGCATCGGCATGAGCGAGGAAGTTCGCCGCAAGGCCTTCGAGCCATTCTTCACCACCAAGCCGGTCGGCAAGGGCACCGGCCTGGGCCTCAGCACCATCTTCGGTTTCATCGTGCAGTCCCGCGGACTGGCCAGCATCGACAGCGAGCCCGGCCGCGGCACCACCATCCACATCGTCTTGCCGCACGTCGCCGGCGAAGCGACTTTCGAGGTAGCGTAA
- a CDS encoding YfiR family protein has translation MPIPPHRAASGHALRAVAALRTGWRAVHARGPACLVVLLLYAAGVAAANAVQLPRQASPAPAAISLEYAVKATYLYKLAPFVNWPPGEFASPDVPFRICVVGDDPFRGFLADAVVGRRFGTHAFEVLRLDALTADAGCQIAFIGQLPAQTTRQALAAVDGKPVLTVVDSAAPDERGIVQFVIRRGRVGFEINIAAAARNHLTISSKLLSLALKVNSR, from the coding sequence ATGCCGATCCCGCCCCATCGCGCCGCGTCCGGACACGCCCTGCGTGCCGTGGCCGCGTTGCGCACGGGATGGCGCGCAGTGCATGCCCGCGGCCCGGCCTGTCTGGTCGTCCTGCTGCTGTACGCGGCGGGTGTGGCGGCGGCGAACGCGGTGCAATTGCCACGACAGGCGTCGCCGGCGCCAGCGGCGATCTCGCTGGAGTACGCGGTCAAGGCGACGTATCTCTACAAGCTGGCGCCCTTCGTCAACTGGCCGCCAGGGGAGTTCGCCAGCCCCGATGTGCCTTTCAGGATCTGCGTGGTCGGCGACGATCCGTTCCGCGGCTTTCTCGCCGACGCGGTGGTCGGGCGTCGCTTCGGCACGCATGCCTTTGAAGTGCTCCGGCTGGATGCGCTGACGGCCGACGCGGGTTGCCAGATCGCCTTCATCGGCCAGTTGCCGGCGCAGACCACGCGGCAGGCGCTGGCTGCGGTGGACGGCAAGCCGGTGCTGACCGTGGTCGACTCCGCCGCGCCGGATGAGCGGGGCATCGTGCAGTTCGTGATACGCCGGGGCCGGGTCGGCTTCGAGATCAATATCGCCGCCGCCGCACGCAACCATCTCACGATCAGTTCGAAGCTGTTGAGCTTGGCCCTGAAGGTCAATTCGCGATGA